ATTGAGTACTTACAAATATGGGAGTATAATTAACGAGTATTTTGAGCCGGTTTATAATCCATAAAGTTGCAAACTTGTGCAAAAAAACATGCTTATGTTTGTGGAAGAAACGAACAGAATGAATTTTCCCACCTCGCCTCTACCAATACGAGCGCATGCGCAATTCTTCATCAAATTCTAGTATCTAGCAGTAGATTCCATTATAAATGTGTAGAATTATATTACTATACTTGTTGCTAAGacttgatttaaaaatatattgtattttaaaaattaccgtttttatatttattcctTAATCTGATGCATAGTTCGCACGAGTCAACCTACTGTGTCGAATCAAATTCAAGCAGACAGCAACTACGTCACGTTTATAAACAATATTTACTTTATTGACAAGTCCACGGTCTGTCAGAGAGCTCGCTAAGTTAGCGGTGTTGGTTTTTGTTGCATATCTGCTACGGGACATCACAGCTGAGCCTACGGAAGAATATAGAGGCCTGTTTTAGAAATAACGCTAGCGAAGAGTTGTGTGATTAGGCTACAGTTACTTTTTAAAGGCCTCTCAAAGCTGCTCTGGGGGGTGGAGTGTCTCCAGACTGCTGCGCCGATTGGGGCGCTCCATCGGAGGAAGAGAGATGGCGTGCTTATTGGAGGCCCCACTCCGCATCAGTGTGCTGTCTGTGAGTGCCAGTCTTTATAATTTCAACTAGCAGTGTCAGGTTATAGAATGCAAGCGCCAACTGCGAGTAGCTGATTTTGTATGGTCAGCTAGAAGGTGTCAAGTATAAAGGTTTTTCTGTTAGCCATAAAGCTAAGTTAAAGGCATTGCAACATGTAGCGGTCCGCCTACGTAGCTGTTGTAGAGAATGACTTGTTTCCTCGCGTTCCCCGGGCGGGCGGGAACATTCTGAACACAATAAAGGGAATACATGCGAGTTGTGCCCGCTCGCCCCGTCGTTGTAATCTAAAACAAAATTAAGCGAACAAACTAGCTGTCAGTGTTACTCGGAATGAGTTAGCAGCTAATTGCTAAGAGTACCAGTGCTGTCACCAGTTTTGCAGTAGTCAAAACACGTTTATAGAATGCATCATGCACATTGGATAACAAGTTGTAGGAATGAGATTTTTATTCAAACCACTCAGTATTATTTGATTTTAAGTTATGCGCCGTCTTAATTGCAATAGCAAACTTAACATTGTTAACCTAGCTAACGTTAGGTGCTCCTGCAAGTAACATTAGCAACTGTAGCATACGGTTAAGCTAGCGAAGCAAACTTTGCTAACTCACTGGTTTCCTTACTCTTGAGGTGTTTTTATATGTAGTGTGTCGGCAGTCAGAGCTGTAGTAACTGGTAAGACTCTGGGATTTACTCTAGCAAGTGACACTCACTGCAAACTGTAACTTGGCTAATATAACGCAAAATGTTCCACGAAAAAGCGCGTAAGGAGCAATAGTGAAACGCCCCCCATGGTAGGTGTATGCAGAAAGGAGGCAGCGTGATTGAAGATATCATGGTAACTGATACTTTAGCATCTCAgcttgactctttttttttttttttataacacgAGTTGATCCCTTATTGTGTATACATGCTTAATGCTGTGTAATTGTGAAATGAATGTTTGCCACAGTGGCTGTCTGAATGAGAGGTACACAGGTACAGAACGTGTTGGGACACCTTGTGAGCTACGTGCTGGCATCACAAGTGTGACTTCGTTGGCAGCTGGAGGACGTTGACTTCTCCGGAAAGTTCTGGTCAAAGCTGCCAGTGATATAAACAAAGTTTTCTGGTGTCGCATGCAGCCACCGGGTGCAGTGTCAAAAAGCTTTTAAAGGCTCCTGCCGTGGAGCCTGCTGTATTTTTCTCTGCGTGTAACACAAAAAGTGTTATTTTAGTtgtaaaaaataacaatttaaaactgCCCTTTTTATGTATAAttaattattgtttatttaatgGTTAATATTTGTCCAGTTAGAAACCAAATTCCGTAGGGTTTTACTCTGCTGAAATATGTGCACTTTGTCTGTTGTCAGATGTGGAGCACAGCGTTTGATAGTGTAGAGAAAAAACACTGTACAAGGTAAATCCAGGGTGAGGTCAGTGATTTCTAAAagtaatgtttgtgtttttgctttgttttttgttctaaTGCAGGAAGTCACCGCCACCAGTCGGCATTATGTTGACAGACTGTTTGACCCCGACCCACAGAAAGTGCTTCAGGGAGTCATGTAAGTGTGGGTCTGATCGCGTATGACATATACACATGTAGATCAGGGTTTTTCCTGTGTCAGAATAGTTCTTATGTgaatacacacaaaaatactgTCGCACCTTATATAGGTAAGGCAAGAAGTCTGTGCATCTTatagagtttttttgtttttgtttgatgcacaaaatgcaaactTGTAAATTAAAGTGAAGtcttacatatatttttttcacagttttcatTAATTCTCTTGGTGAAAGGCCAAAACCTGTTGGGTGGGTGGAGACATTGCAGAAAAATCTCTGCGtgtcctgttttgtttgtttttgatcttgttttaaattttgttttacaaAGTGCAGGAAAAAAGGGTTGACAAGGTTTGAAGTAATTTTTTGGCAGTAAATGACAGCTGTGAAATTCTGCTTACTTCCAGTTTGCAGACTTTATTCAGCCACTGCAATAACACATCTTTGGgctttcctgatttttttttttttctttcttttttgttgaaaatgaaCGAAATCGGTGGTttaaaacccccccaaaacaaacagtcCACACTGTTATGTTAAattcagctgttgttgttgctaaGAGTTTAATTCCACCGGCTGTTTATCATTTACCAACACATGtgcttgtttttaatgtcacaaattCTAAACATTAGTGACAACAGTGTTCCAGAAGGAGTGTGTGCTTACATGCACAGGCTTAGCTGTTTGTGACTTTGTGTCTCACTCTCACTCTTGGTCTGGACTGCTGTGATTTGGACTCGGactatttagttatttttaactTACGGGGAGACTAGCTCTGGTTACGACTTGTATCGCTTCTTTAGCCAAGCGCCTGACCACCTTAACTGCCTCCTAGATCAGTGTGCTTTTCCACTCACTTCGCTGCAGTTTGATATCACATATCATCTGGAGGTActaacagcagcagaagcacaCAGGGCGAAAATGCACTTAGATGAAGCCTGTTCATTTCTAATGTGTTACATGAGAATATGTAGAACATGAGATTGATATCAAtgatttctgttgttgtttgtctGTCAGCCTGCCTGACCTGTGTCAGCCTGATGTGCTTATAACTTAGCAATTAAATGATAACATGCTATAAATCAAGGTGTTCATATTGACTCTTAAGGTTATATTATGTTGTTTCAAATACATTCACATGTCTCATTTGGATGTATTTGTATGCCTTCACAGTGACATGAAGAACGCTGTCATAGGAAACAACAAGCAAAAGGCCAATCTGATTGTCCTCGGAGCCGTGCCAAGGTATGAATCCCCGCGCCTCTCACACGCTCCTGCTCTCTACTTCCTTCTTTTGGCCTTTGGAAAAGTCATTCTAATGCACTTACATGAAGCTGTTGGAACATGGCACACTTACCCTCTTGTTTCTGTGCCTCCAACCAAATAAGTTGGACCACATTAAAAGCACTTATGGTGCTATTGAAGTCCAGTGGTTTTGCAACCCCCAACCTCTTTGACATCATAACAGAGCATGAAACTCACCACAGTACATTACCCCAGCCATCCTCTGAACCCATTTGGTCACAGATACAGAGTAGATGGATACTTAAAAGGGTCTGTTAGGGCCAAGTTTATTTTTACCCCCAGGTTCTACATGCTGATGTCTGTTTTGTTGACAGTAGTGTAAAGTTGTAGTTCATAATAATATGAAACTACAGCACAGCTGTTAAAGCTATGCAGTATAACCTGGTAGTAAATTCTGCGATGTCTTACAGGTTATGcagggtttgtttttctgttgaacCGGCTCCCAGGTTGGAGTTGGGAGACAGATGCCCTCTCTAGGCAAAGGCTAGAAAaataggctgctgggggctttaTTTGTCTGTTTCCACTTCCTATGtatggttctgccggaggtttcttcctgttaaacgagagtttttccttttccattGTCACAAACTGCTTGCTCATGGAGGGGTCATCttattgttgggattttctatTGTAGGTTCTTTgtcttacagtataaagtgccttgaggtgactgttgttgtgtttcagTGCTCTGTATATAAATTGCATTGGATAGAAGTGATAAGACTTTATTCAACTGTCTTATTAAAAACCTACAGAAACCCTGACTGTGCTTCCCCCCTCTGTTGGCTCCAGGTTATTATACCTGCTGCAGCAGAGCTCATCCAGTATGGAGCTGAGGACAGAGTGCGCTGTGGTGCTGGGAAGCCTCGCCATGGGCACTGAGAACAACATCAAGTCCCTGGTGGACTGTCACATCATCCCTGCCCTTCTTCAAGGTTgggtcaaacacacacacacagatgtatgCAAATACTGCAGGTGACGTGACATTACACGTACTCTGTGTGCTTGCAGGTCTCTTATCTTCGGACCTGATCTTCATTGAAGCTTGCCTTCGATGTCTCAGAACTGTCTTCATCAGCCCAGTCACCCCTGTCCAGCTGCTTTATACTGTAGGTCGCCTTAAACACCTTCTATACCACATGTGTAgacaagtttggtcatgacaagCGCAGAGTACCAGTCTCAGGTATTTGTTGTAGCAAATTCATACAGAACAGAGGCactaataaaatgtattattggaAGAAATGCAGTGATTAATATGATCTGATTTAATTCCAAGTCGTATCAAATTCTTTGCCACACTCGTTAGCCTCTGCTGCAGCGGACGTGCAGCTCAGAGGTGTTAATTAAACCTCATGGCGGCACAGACTGCAACAAGTGTGATTGTTCCCCTTGGTAGCAGTATGCTGTGTAAACGCCTAAAGCATTGTAAATGCAGCATATTGATTCTTCTCTGAAAGAAAATGGAATCTGTAATGTGGAGCGACTGTGTCTGTCTCGCTGTAACCAGAAATCTACCAGAGCACCCATCTGTCATTTCCTTGTTTGAATAGCCGGCTAGCCAGCATATAAACTGTCTTTCTGTTTAAGCCTTTGCAGCCATCAAAGATTTTAACCATCAGTAGTTTGTTTACGCAAAGAGGATGGACACAGGATACTAACACTGGTGTCAGCTAGACACAGGCATGCAAACCATGTcagataaatgtaaatatactCCAATTGTATTAGTAAAATGAAGCTCTGCGTGGTAACCCGGTGCACCTAATTTTGAGACTTATTTGAGTGACAATGATAGAAGTTCCTGTAACGTCATGCAGTTGTTGACCCTCTTTACCCCTTCAAAGCTTGCTGGGAGTAGTCCTGGAAGCTCTCCTGGACTGAGTGATTTCAGCCTGCTTATAGATCAGAATGACTGGTTTGCATCAAAAGTTAGTGATGAGTTAGTTAGTGGTGGTCTCTGACTATGTGTCTACTGTTGGAATAACCAAGAAACACTTCTGATCGTCGTCATACTGTGACTTTAGTGAGGTGTCAGAACTCATCTTTAGGGGCACAGGAGAGGTTCTTAAATTTCGTCATTATAAGAGAATTAAAGACAAGTTTAAAAGTATCCGTGCTGTCATGGATACTTGGTCAGCAGGTCagtctttagaaaaaaaataccgTCACATTCTTTAATCTCCAACAGCAAGCATGAGGACAGTTTTAGTTAAAGATGTTACTCGTGACTATTTgactgaaagtaaaaaaaacgcGTGTTAAACAGTCACTTTGTGGCTATTGTTAGCATTGCTAGCAGCAGTGGCAGCCCTATTTGCGGGTGCCTGTGCAGAGTATGGTGACTCATCGCTCTTGTTGAGTGGTTGTGAGTGCGTTTCCTCTTAcatactttttgttaatagtcaacggtgcaatagacttcaatacttgaaatgtgcaattcccttgtattcttattcctgtttattctatttatccctttcgtatattttatttatatatgtctctgtatttatataatgtgcatatatataatattctgctcacgttctgtaacttctgtcggtgctgtgcttttggaaaccgaatttcccagaggaacccacccgagggattaataaagttttatcttatcttatctttatttttaccaCAGAACTGAGTTTGTCAGGAGTTTATTTTCACCCAccttgtttacattttcacGTCAGAGATGGTTTAAAAGTTGACTAGTCTTGAACATGATCACCCATTCCCTCGTTGAAATGTGTATGTtctctttcatttgtttttcttcttttttgaggacCCCACTGTGATTCCTCATTTAATGTCTCTTCTGAGCAACTCTCTGAGAACCCAGGAGTACATCACCCAGATCTTCTCCCACTGTTGTAAGGTATTTGTTGGTATTTGATTGCCCGTAAACACACTGGAGTCCATCACAGTGTCTCTGTTGAGACTGATCGATTGCTGATTTGAGATTTGTTGTGTTCAGACTCCAGAGCACCAGACGATCCTTTTCAACCACGGCGCCATCCAGAATATTGCCCCTTTGCTCATTTCACCCTCTTATAAGGTATAATGGGAGTGTGCATGTTAACCCAGTGTGACGATATGACCTTTGACACTGTACTCTGTAACACCCCCTACGTCGTCCTCTGTTTCTGATCTTCTGGCCTCTCCAGGTTCGGATGCAGGCGTTAAAGTGTTTCTCAGTCCTGGCGTATGAGAACACGCAGGTCTCCATGACACTGGTGAATGGTGAGgagcttttcttcttttactttctcttgtctttttctcctctcaTGTACTTTTTTTCTCATCAGTTCTGGTGGATGGTGAGCTACTCACTCAGGTATTTGTCAAAATGATGCAAAGGGATCAACCCATTGAAATGCAGCTAACAGCAGCCAAATGGTGAGTGgcataacatttatttattgctgAGTTGTATCCTCTGTACCTTTTGTTAACATGTGACCTCTTCTCCTGTTCCAGTCTAACCTATATGTGTCGAGCGAGTGCCATCAGGACAGACGATAGCTGCATAGTACTAAAGGTCAGATTCATCGCTTCATCGTTTCTCTTGTGATACTCCACCAgttgcacttctttttttttttttcttttttttcctcccttaaaCGTGACTTCTTGCTGCTTGTGCAGACCCTGCCATGCCTTGTGCGAATGTGCAGTAAAGAGCATTTGCTTGAGGAAAGGGTGGAGGGTGCAGAGACACTGGCCTATCTCATGGAGCCCGACGTGGAGCTGCAGAGGATCGCAAGCACCACTGATCACCTCGTGGCCATGCTGGCCGACTACTTCAAGTACCCCAGCTCTGTGTCTGCCATCACTGACATCAAGAGGGTGAGTCCTGTCTGTTCAGTTAAGCAGTTTTAATATTTATCTTTTAAAATGGGGAATCTCAGAAAACCTGACGGCATGGTTCGTCACACATCAGTTCAAGACGACGTTGCCACTGTGGCAACTTTTCATCCATCACAGGCTTTGTGACTTTTAGATTTTCCCTTCTCTAAGCAGCTCTCGATGAACCCAGCTGCTGGTCTAAGGTCTCCCACTGCCCCGATGAAATCGTGTTGTCACAAAACACACGTATCCGTTTAAATATCCCGTTATGCCCACAAGAGGGCAAACCAGTGCTGTGGAAAACACAGAACACTGTGTTCTTCAAACATGACATGAGGCTCATTCAGTGTCTGCTGAGAGAGTGCAGTCCAGATTTCACAGTTAACAGCCTTCTAATTTGTTAATTCAATTttcatattgatttttttttaaatgtacttacCTATTGCACCACCTATTAAAAGAATTTAAtaggtgtgtgtatatatttgacTTTGTGTGTAAATTCAAAGTTGTGCGctcagttgttgtttttggtcatTAATGATGTAATTATTCCACCCTGGAACATGAatagttcaaagaaatcactgAAAGCATTACCATGGCATTCATGCCTATGATGAGTGTAAACTTTTGATCACAACTGTAAATAATTGAGTGTGAATTATATTTGCTGCAGGCACACCTCTGTATGTCTGCTCTGTTCAGTGAGCAGCTGATTTGCTGCCCGTGTGCTGTGAGGAAAACTAGTTATGTAGCTATGAGTGATCATGTTTACGTGTAAATTTAGTGTAAATCATAGCACAGCTGTGGTCTGTAAATTTTGTGTTTGGAGATTTGTCAGAAGATGCAATTATGAAATGATTTGATTGCTAATGTTTTATAAACAACAATAAAGCGTAGCTAATGCTTCAACCATAGTCAAAGTAAAGATGCCGACTCACTAAAAATTGGACCTGTGAATTGAAAGTCAAGGCGTTTACTTTTGGGTTTATCAAAGcttcttttcttctgtgtgtAACAAATTTGATTGCATCCATGTAGCTCAATAGCGTGATTCTGAAAAGGTCAGGGGCTTGTAACATTTGTCTGTGAACCAACAAACTGAACTTGTGCTAATCAGTCTTACAGTTGTAGATGTTTTTCAGGGCATTTAAATATCTGCTGTCTGTGTGCCTAAAAACATTTCCTTTCTTATTTACAAATTGAAGGCTGTTGAAATGTATTCCTATTGCCCAGAAAGACTGTTTAGCTGTCCTATCACTCAGCTTTGCAGTCATTTACTGCTTTCAGTTCCCAGGAACAAATACGTAATGCTgataaacatatttatttataacaaaagggattcttCGCATGTATAAAAAAAGCTTTGCCACTTAATGTTCAGCAGCAGTTCACTTTGCTGTCTTGCAGCTGGACCACGACCTGAAACACGCACACGAGCTGAGACAAGCAGCCTTCAAACTGTACGCCTCGCTGGGCTCCAACGATGAGGACATCCGCAAAAAGGTGCCCTCTGGTTTACGTCTCTGTTTGCTTATGTAAACTTGTCATTATATGCTTCTGTGCTAACCCGGCCCCTCATGTTGGCTTTCAGATAACAGAGACGGAGAACATGATGGACAGGATAGTCAGCGGCCTATCAGAATCCAGcattaaagtccgtttggcagCTGTCAGGTATGGTGCAAAGTGAGACGGCTCAAGTCTTTGCAGCTGGACGTTAGCACTAAATTTGAGCTTGGTAAAGTTAAAGTGGACCTGTTTTGGCATAGAGAGTTTTCCGCTTTAGccattttattgcttttatgtagatcttttaacaggaagtcatgtagatttgattgaaataatatATCCACCCTAATAATCCAATAAACAGTAATGAGCAAAATATTTACTGAACAGAGACGTCCTGCTTTAATGTTTGTTGCCTTCCTCGTGCTGTGCACTGTCATGCTCTGGATCAGATTCATGTCCAAACTGGATGGATATTAGAGAAATTTGCCGTTTCTAATTAAGATCGATATTCTTAAAAGGTTTACAGCATTTAGTCGGAGCCGCAGCCTTTCGCAGCTCCGGTTTGGGGAAAACTAAGATGTAGGGCAACCTATCAGAATAAAGCTAGCTTAAGGGGGGCGGGACCTTACTGCAAAGGGAGCTGAAGAAGTTAGTGTAATAGGTCCTCTTGCGGTAATGTTTCCAGTGTAACTGCATTAGATCTCATACAGTTGTGTTGGACAAAACGTTACATTACTTTTTAATTCATATAATTAGTATTAATTCTCTGTCCACATTTAACCCTTTATGTCAGCTTGCTGTGGAGGCCTGGCTTAGACCACAGTGGGATTTAGCTGTCGATGAGTAAAACCACAGGCAGTTTAATTCAGGCTCCGGTGCTGTTCGGGTGCATTAAACCAAAGCtattcatatttttgttttctcctaGGTGTCTTCACAGTCTTTCTCGGTCGGTGCAGCAGCTGAGAACCAGCTTCCACGATCACGCAGTATGGAAACCCCTGATGAAGGTCACTGGAATTTGACGTTAAAGTTTTGTTTACAACATATTTTCATGTCTGTTTAGTGGAGCTCTGAGTTTCTCTACATGACACATTAACATGGAGCCTGTCTGTGA
This DNA window, taken from Oreochromis niloticus isolate F11D_XX linkage group LG16, O_niloticus_UMD_NMBU, whole genome shotgun sequence, encodes the following:
- the armc8 gene encoding armadillo repeat-containing protein 8 isoform X1 gives rise to the protein MACLLEAPLRISVLSEVTATSRHYVDRLFDPDPQKVLQGVIDMKNAVIGNNKQKANLIVLGAVPRLLYLLQQSSSSMELRTECAVVLGSLAMGTENNIKSLVDCHIIPALLQGLLSSDLIFIEACLRCLRTVFISPVTPVQLLYTDPTVIPHLMSLLSNSLRTQEYITQIFSHCCKTPEHQTILFNHGAIQNIAPLLISPSYKVRMQALKCFSVLAYENTQVSMTLVNVLVDGELLTQVFVKMMQRDQPIEMQLTAAKCLTYMCRASAIRTDDSCIVLKTLPCLVRMCSKEHLLEERVEGAETLAYLMEPDVELQRIASTTDHLVAMLADYFKYPSSVSAITDIKRLDHDLKHAHELRQAAFKLYASLGSNDEDIRKKITETENMMDRIVSGLSESSIKVRLAAVRCLHSLSRSVQQLRTSFHDHAVWKPLMKLLQNAPDEVLVMASSTLCNLLLEFSPSKEPILESGVIELLCSLTQSDSPALRVNGIWALMNMAFQADQKVKVEIVRCLGTEQLFRLLSDPDTNVLMKTLGLLRNLLSTRPHIDQIMSSHGKQIMQAVTLILEAEHSIEVKEQTLCILANIADGNTAKDLIMTNDDMLQKIKYYMGHSNVKLQLAATFCVSNLIWNEEDGSQERQDKLREMGFVDILHKLTQSSDPNLSDRAKTALQQYLA
- the armc8 gene encoding armadillo repeat-containing protein 8 isoform X3 is translated as MEVTATSRHYVDRLFDPDPQKVLQGVIDMKNAVIGNNKQKANLIVLGAVPRLLYLLQQSSSSMELRTECAVVLGSLAMGTENNIKSLVDCHIIPALLQGLLSSDLIFIEACLRCLRTVFISPVTPVQLLYTDPTVIPHLMSLLSNSLRTQEYITQIFSHCCKTPEHQTILFNHGAIQNIAPLLISPSYKVRMQALKCFSVLAYENTQVSMTLVNVLVDGELLTQVFVKMMQRDQPIEMQLTAAKCLTYMCRASAIRTDDSCIVLKTLPCLVRMCSKEHLLEERVEGAETLAYLMEPDVELQRIASTTDHLVAMLADYFKYPSSVSAITDIKRLDHDLKHAHELRQAAFKLYASLGSNDEDIRKKITETENMMDRIVSGLSESSIKVRLAAVRCLHSLSRSVQQLRTSFHDHAVWKPLMKLLQNAPDEVLVMASSTLCNLLLEFSPSKEPILESGVIELLCSLTQSDSPALRVNGIWALMNMAFQADQKVKVEIVRCLGTEQLFRLLSDPDTNVLMKTLGLLRNLLSTRPHIDQIMSSHGKQIMQAVTLILEAEHSIEVKEQTLCILANIADGNTAKDLIMTNDDMLQKIKYYMGHSNVKLQLAATFCVSNLIWNEEDGSQERQDKLREMGFVDILHKLTQSSDPNLSDRAKTALQQYLA
- the armc8 gene encoding armadillo repeat-containing protein 8 isoform X2 — its product is MQKGGSVIEDIMEVTATSRHYVDRLFDPDPQKVLQGVIDMKNAVIGNNKQKANLIVLGAVPRLLYLLQQSSSSMELRTECAVVLGSLAMGTENNIKSLVDCHIIPALLQGLLSSDLIFIEACLRCLRTVFISPVTPVQLLYTDPTVIPHLMSLLSNSLRTQEYITQIFSHCCKTPEHQTILFNHGAIQNIAPLLISPSYKVRMQALKCFSVLAYENTQVSMTLVNVLVDGELLTQVFVKMMQRDQPIEMQLTAAKCLTYMCRASAIRTDDSCIVLKTLPCLVRMCSKEHLLEERVEGAETLAYLMEPDVELQRIASTTDHLVAMLADYFKYPSSVSAITDIKRLDHDLKHAHELRQAAFKLYASLGSNDEDIRKKITETENMMDRIVSGLSESSIKVRLAAVRCLHSLSRSVQQLRTSFHDHAVWKPLMKLLQNAPDEVLVMASSTLCNLLLEFSPSKEPILESGVIELLCSLTQSDSPALRVNGIWALMNMAFQADQKVKVEIVRCLGTEQLFRLLSDPDTNVLMKTLGLLRNLLSTRPHIDQIMSSHGKQIMQAVTLILEAEHSIEVKEQTLCILANIADGNTAKDLIMTNDDMLQKIKYYMGHSNVKLQLAATFCVSNLIWNEEDGSQERQDKLREMGFVDILHKLTQSSDPNLSDRAKTALQQYLA